One Rosa chinensis cultivar Old Blush chromosome 3, RchiOBHm-V2, whole genome shotgun sequence DNA window includes the following coding sequences:
- the LOC112194752 gene encoding UPF0481 protein At3g47200 — protein sequence MILGHSLWSFGKLRSMADGIDQELVDFESLHETEMSFGSYIHKQPESEISFTQKMYRKKLKWTTEIEEKLHSVRPWNLGIYRVPNRLHQVTEDAYSPHVVSIGPFHRHKPNLVAMREHKSRYALYFFKQAQEIAQKRALSFSFGSRESSECMREWATAIYDSDAEVRGSYAEDMSNIDQEELAEIMLVDGCFLLELFIRFYLYVHGKLEGPESDPILESAWMIADLRHDLALLENQIPLFIIYDLYDAISGHQILVDNDLPPPHGLALHFFQPVSLKASIVTEWRLEYKHLLDILHKFYFLPTKTTDLSMRLNMELIPEEQRLRAVQKNKVWGFNYCASELLESGVEFGIGSSQDQLLDITFREGVIRIPPLFIHETTSSLLRNLIAYEQCSLSSTHGVTSYACLMKSLIDSSRDSNLLQEKGITKYHHWIGGEDEYLTQIFRSILDEVVVKEFHFRTLCDEVNEYCTSWFHLRKLKVFLRVRIQRYRRLLFSTYFSSPWSFISFMAALTILLLTSLQTYYSMHTARTIN from the exons ATGATACTTGGCCATTCACTTTGGTCTTTTGGCAAGCTTAGATCGATGGCGGACGGTATTGATCAAGAGCTTGTGGACTTCGAAAGTCTG CACGAAACCGAGATGAGCTTTGGATCCTATATACATAAACAGCCAGAGAGCGAGATAAGCTTTACCCAAAAGATGTATCGAAAGAAACTTAAGTGGACCACCGAAATCGAAGAAAAGCTCCACAGTGTGCGGCCGTGGAACTTGGGCATCTACAGAGTTCCAAATAGACTTCATCAAGTCACTGAGGATGCCTACAGCCCTCATGTTGTCTCCATCGGTCCTTTCCATCGACACAAGCCTAACCTAGTAGCTATGAGAGAGCACAAGTCGCGTTATGCGCTATACTTCTTTAAGCAAGCACAAGAAATAGCACAAAAACGAGCTCTAAGTTTCAGCTTTGGATCGCGTGAGTCTTCCGAATGCATGAGAGAGTGGGCGACTGCTATTTATGATTCGGACGCAGAGGTTCGTGGAAGCTACGCTGAAGATATGAGCAACATTGATCAGGAGGAACTAGCAGAAATAATGTTGGTCGATGGTTGCTTCTTATTAGAACTTTTCATCAGGTTTTACCTATACGTGCACGGGAAGTTAGAAGGCCCTGAATCTGATCCAATTCTAGAAAGTGCTTGGATGATTGCAGATCTACGGCACGATCTGGCATTGCTTGAAAACCAAATCCCCTTATTTATTATATATGATTTGTATGATGCTATCAGTGGTCATCAGATTCTTGTCGACAATGATTTGCCTCCGCCACATGGCCTTGCTCTTCATTTCTTTCAACCTGTGAGCCTCAAGGCAAGCATTGTAACAGAGTGGAGACTTGAGTACAAGCATTTGCTGGATATCTTGCACAAGTTCTATTTCCTTCCGACTAAAACTACGGACTTGTCTATGAGGCTCAATATGGAATTGATCCCTGAGGAGCAGCGCCTTAGGGCAGTCCAAAAGAATAAAGTATGGGGATTCAATTATTGTGCCTCCGAACTTTTGGAATCTGGAGTCGAGTTTGGCATTGGCTCCAGCCAGGACCAGTTGCTGGACATAACTTTCCGTGAGGGAGTAATCAGAATTCCACCACTGTTTATTCACGAGACGACAAGTTCATTGTTGAGGAACCTGATTGCTTATGAGCAATGCAGTCTTAGTAGTACGCATGGCGTTACATCATATGCCTGCCTCATGAAGAGTCTCATCGATTCCTCGCGGGATAGCAATCTGCTTCAGGAGAAGGGGATAACAAAATATCACCACTGGATTGGAGGTGAAGATGAATATTTGACTCAAATATTCAGAAGTATACTAGATGAAGTTGTTGTCAAGGAATTCCATTTTAGAACCTTGTGCGATGAAGTGAATGAATACTGTACGTCCTGGTTTCATCTGAGAAAACTCAAAGTATTTCTGAGGGTGCGGATTCAAAGATATAGGAGGCTCCTTTTCAgcacttatttttcttctccatggAGTTTCATATCATTCATGGCAGCGCTCACCATTCTCCTTCTCACATCTCTGCAGACATACTATTCCATGCACACAGCTCGTACTATCAATTAA
- the LOC112194753 gene encoding delta(12)-fatty-acid desaturase FAD2: MGAGGRMSAPPTRKNAETDNIKRVPHLKPPFTLGQVKKAIPPHCFQRSVIHSFSYVVYDLAIASIFYYIASNYINHLSTPLSFLAWPIYWALQGCVLTGVWVIAHECGHHAFSDYQWLDDTVGLVLHSCLLVPYFSWKYSHRRHHSNTGSLERDEVFVPKQKSAMGWYSKYLNNPPGRVLTLTVTLTLGWPLYLAFNVSGRPYDGFACHYHPYGPIYSDRERLQIYISDAGVLAVCYGLYRLAVAKGLAWVLCFYGGPLLVVNAFLVLITYLQHTHPSLPHYDSSEWDWLRGALATVDRDYGILNKVFHNITDTHVAHHLFSTMPHYHAMEATKAIKPILGEYYQFDGTPFYKAMWREAKECIYVEPDEVDKKGVFWYKNKL; encoded by the coding sequence ATGGGTGCTGGTGGAAGAATGTCTGCACCCCCAACTCGCAAGAATGCAGAAACTGACAACATCAAGCGAGTGCCACACCTGAAACCTCCATTCACTCTTGGCCAAGTCAAGAAAGCCATCCCACCTCACTGTTTCCAGCGCTCCGTCATCCACTCTTTCTCCTATGTCGTCTATGACCTCGCAATTGCCTCCATCTTTTATTATATTGCTTCAAATTACATCAACCACCTCTCGACACCTCTCTCATTCCTGGCATGGCCAATTTACTGGGCTCTTCAGGGCTGTGTCCTAACTGGTGTCTGGGTCATTGCACACGAGTGTGGTCACCATGCCTTTAGCGATTATCAATGGCTTGATGACACAGTTGGCCTAGTCCTGCACTCCTGTCTTCTCGTCCCCTACTTCTCTTGGAAGTATAGCCATCGCCGCCACCATTCTAACACAGGTTCCCTTGAGCGAGATGAAGTCTTTGTCCCAAAACAGAAGTCTGCTATGGGATGGTACTCCAAATACCTTAACAACCCACCAGGCAGAGTCCTTACTCTAACTGTCACACTCACTCTTGGCTGGCCTTTGTATTTGGCATTTAATGTTTCTGGAAGGCCCTATGACGGCTTTGCTTGCCACTACCATCCATATGGCCCTATCTACTCCGATCGTGAACGTTTGCAGATATACATTTCGGATGCTGGTGTTCTTGCAGTCTGTTATGGGCTTTACCGTCTTGCTGTTGCAAAAGGGCTTGCCTGGGTCTTGTGCTTCTATGGAGGTCCCTTGTTGGTGGTGAATGCGTTTTTGGTTTTAATCACATATTTGCAGCACACCCACCCTTCATTGCCACACTATGATTCATCCGAATGGGACTGGTTGAGAGGAGCCTTGGCAACTGTTGACAGAGACTATGGAATCTTGAACAAGGTCTTCCATAACATCACAGACACTCATGTCGCTCACCATTTGTTCTCAACCATGCCACATTATCACGCAATGGAGGCCACAAAGGCAATCAAGCCGATATTGGGCGAGTATTATCAGTTCGATGGGACTCCATtttacaaagcaatgtggaggGAAGCAAAGGAGTGCATCTACGTTGAGCCAGATGAAGTTGATAAGAAGGGTGTCTTCTGGTACAAGAATAAGCTGTAA